One Spinacia oleracea cultivar Varoflay chromosome 4, BTI_SOV_V1, whole genome shotgun sequence DNA segment encodes these proteins:
- the LOC110783402 gene encoding protein FLOWERINGUS T: MRRATRDPLVVGRVVGEVLDPFNRSVNLRVRFTNRDVFNGCEFRPSEVVNQPRVEVGGDDLRTFYTLVMVDPDAPSPSNPHLREYLHWLVTDIPGTTGTSYGQEVVCYENPRPSVGIHRFIFVLFRQMGRQTVYAPGWRQNFNTRDFAEVYNLGLPVASVYFNCQREGGSGGRRS, encoded by the exons ATGAGGAGAGCAACAAGAGATCCTCTCGTGGTCGGTCGGGTTGTGGGTGAAGTTTTGGATCCCTTCAATAGGAGTGTAAATCTGAGAGTAAGATTTACCAATAGAGATGTTTTTAATGGATGTGAGTTTAGGCCATCTGAGGTTGTTAATCAGCCAAGAGTTGAGGTTGGAGGTGATGACCTTAGGACTTTCTACACCTTG GTGATGGTGGACCCTGATGCTCCAAGCCCAAGTAACCCACACCTGAGGGAGTACTTGCACTG GTTGGTGACTGATATTCCCGGGACCACAGGAACATCTTATG GTCAAGAGGTGGTTTGCTATGAGAACCCAAGACCCTCAGTTGGAATTCATCGTTTCATATTTGTGTTGTTTCGACAAATGGGAAGGCAAACCGTTTACGCACCCGGGTGGCGCCAAAACTTCAATACTAGAGACTTTGCTGAAGTGTACAACCTCGGTTTACCCGTTGCTTCAGTCTATTTCAATTGCCAAAGGGAGGGAGGTTCGGGTGGAAGAAGGTCGTAA